The nucleotide sequence GCCTGAAGCGCCTCAATGATATAGTCTGTGGCTTCCACCCCTACATCGGCTTGGAGGAGCAAGGCTTCAATTTCGAGCACGGCTTCTTGATTCAGCGGCCCCTGACCCACAACAGCCCGTAGCTGGTTAATTAACCCTCGGCGCGTCTTGGTCAATCCCTGGCGTAATTTCTGTAACCAGGTAATTTCCTCAATGGAGATGTCTTCAGGCCGCCGTCCCTGGGCTGCCAGAATTTCGGTAGACCAGAGAAAGCCCTCATCTAAGGCCACGGGGGGGGATTTCTGAGTCGGGGAGCAGTGACTCAGTCGTGGCAGCAGCAGCCACGGGGAGGGTCGGGGGGTGACACCACGGGTTCAGGTTCCTGAATCGCTGTGGATTTCAGGCGTTCCAGGCGTTCCAGCCGTTCGGCCTCCGCCCGTGCCCAGAAGGGAAGCACCGCTGCCTCTGTCGCCAGGGTGGCAAGTGGGACAGGTTCTGACGGGGTTGAGAGCGCCTCATCCGCTCCCTCAGGAGGGGTCGGGGAACTATTCAGGGTTGCAGGCATCGGCACCTCCTCCGGGCGGGGGACATCCTCCTCAAGAACGGGTATTAACGAGGGAGGTGTGCCGGGATCAGAGCCAGGAGTTAGAGCAACGGCTGATTCTGGATCAGACTCAATTTCTCGCTGGGTTTCCAGGACAGAGCTAGCGATGCTCGGAGAGGACTCTAGTGACGGAGGAATGGCAGGGGTTTCGGGGGGAGCTTCTGGAGCCGATGAGTCTGAGATCACCTCCTTAGGGGGAGTTGCAGTTTCAACTTGGGAACTCTCATCGGACTGGGCTTTCTGGCGTTGAATATTTTGGTAAGCCGCTTTGGCATAGGCCAAAAGATCAGGAGCAACCGCTGGAGTAGATTCATTACTGGGTGGCGCCTCAGGAGCGGTGCTCTCCAGAGGCGAACCTTCGCCCTCCTCAGCAGCGAGGGGCTGGGGGATTTCTGGTTGAGCATCGGGGCTATCGGAACCCCGAAATTTGCGACGAAACCAATCAAAAGCCATGGAACCTACCTGCTCTGCCAGTCTGAAGATTAACGGGAAGCTTGTGAAGCAACACTCGCTCCTCCTATCTTAAAAAAAMTTACTTGATCTCAGAGATGCTGGTTCTTAATTCAGGGGAACGTTTCAGCTGATCAGTCACTCGCCGGAGCACCCCGTTAATAAAGCGATGCCCATCATCGCCGCTGTAGCGTTTTGCCAGTTCCACCGCCTCATTAATCGCCACCCGATCCGGCTGTCCTAAGTACAACATCTCGACAACGGCAATCCGCAGAATATCGCGATCAATCTGAGCCAGCCGAGAGAGTTGCCAATCCACCAGAGCCTCGGTTAATAACTGATCAATGTCAGCCCGGTAACTCACCAGTGCTCCCAGAATTGCCTGGGTATAGGCACGGACTTCTTGTTGGTTAGCAAGCTGGATAAATTCTGGAAGCTCCACCGCGATCGCCAAGTGATTTATCGTCTTCTCTGTCAGGGCGATCGCCTCACTAACCATTGCTTTCGCAGTCTCGGGATCGGGGGCACGAAACTCACTGCCCAACAGCTGATCCTTGCTCCGCTGCAATTCTGTCGCTGCGGTTTCCAGGGTGTCTTGCACTTCACTGGTCAGGGTGCGAATGGCTGCCACCAGGATGCTAGAAAACTCCTGGGCTGCCAGTCGTTGAGGGTTTGCGGGCAGCTGACTGGTACTCAGGAGCGCCAGTTCACGAGCAATACGACGGGCTTGCATGGCAAAGTGAGGAACAAAAGGGCAGGAAGCGGGGGCGGGAAATGGCTGCTACTTGCCTTCCACCAGAGAGGACTCCAGTTCAGATGCAGTGGTTGTGGTCAGCAACGGCATCGGAGTCGGGGCTGGATTAGCAGGGCTGACAATTCCCCCTGAGATCACGACCTTGAAGGCATCTTCAATGGACATTGAGAGGCTAACCACCTCATCTTCAGGCACCACAGCATACCATCCCGTGGTTGGATTCGGTGTTGTAGGAATGAAGACACTCAGCAAGGTATCGGGAATTTGAGACTGAATTTCGCTGCCTACGGCTCCGGTCACAAAGGCGATCGCCCAGATGCCACGACGGGGATACTCCACAAGCACCACTCGCCGAAACTTGCCATTGGTATCTTTGAGCAGGGTTTCCAGCAGTTGCTTTAAGGTTTTGTAAACCGAACCCGCCAGTGGGATCGCGTGCAGCACCCGTTCCCCCAGATCCAGAAGCCACCGACCGGCAATGTTGCGTGCCATTAACCCGATCAGCAGGATGCAGAGCATGGGAACCGCCAGACCAATCACCAGGTTTAGCAAGTCGCCCAGAACCGGGTGTAAGTCGTTAAACGGATTGAGTTGCTTGGGAATGCGCGTTAAAAAGTTAATCACCCAATTGGCGATGGTAATCGTCAACCAGATCGTGGTCGCCAACGGAATTACCACCAGAAGACCTGCAATCAGATCATTCTTTAAGTCTTGCTTCCAGTGTTGAAACACAGGTAATTCACCCTCCTGAAACCGACCCGGCAAACAAAGCGATTGCAAACTTGGCAACTCGCCCATCTTCTATAGTAATTTTAAATCTTGTTAAAAATTGTTGCAAAGGCTCAGACCTGCTTCCGCTGTGGATTGAGGGAGGTGCCAATAAGGGTGGTGATCCCATCTCAGGAGATATCTTAAAGCATGAGGGAGAGCGTTTCTCAAATTTTATGATGCAGCTCTCATAAAATTGCAGGTGGACTGGACTTCCAAGCTGAGTCTGAAACAGGCTACTCCAGAGTGTGAACCCGTTCATCGTTCAGGTAGGTATAAAAATCTTGGAAGGCGGCGACGGTCTCAAACCGATAAGACGGGAGCAAGGGGCCAACCGACAGTTCAGTCTGATACAGACTAAAAAACACAAAATTTTGCTGCCGGGTACTTTTGGCAATCAGCTGACTGAGTTGGGGACGCACCTGATCCACAATAGTCGCGCACTTTTGTTGTCCCAAGGGCTTCCAATTTGTCTTTGCTTCTGCACATAGACGTTCTTTAGAATACTGGGTCAATTCTTCTACGGCGTAGACTTGATAGTCTGTCAAGGTGGGATTAGTCCAGATCATTACAGCCGAGAAGCTGCCCAAAGCTGCCACCCCTAGCGCGATCGCGACAACAGAACTTT is from Neosynechococcus sphagnicola sy1 and encodes:
- a CDS encoding DUF502 domain-containing protein, whose product is MPGRFQEGELPVFQHWKQDLKNDLIAGLLVVIPLATTIWLTITIANWVINFLTRIPKQLNPFNDLHPVLGDLLNLVIGLAVPMLCILLIGLMARNIAGRWLLDLGERVLHAIPLAGSVYKTLKQLLETLLKDTNGKFRRVVLVEYPRRGIWAIAFVTGAVGSEIQSQIPDTLLSVFIPTTPNPTTGWYAVVPEDEVVSLSMSIEDAFKVVISGGIVSPANPAPTPMPLLTTTTASELESSLVEGK
- the nusB gene encoding transcription antitermination factor NusB, which produces MQARRIARELALLSTSQLPANPQRLAAQEFSSILVAAIRTLTSEVQDTLETAATELQRSKDQLLGSEFRAPDPETAKAMVSEAIALTEKTINHLAIAVELPEFIQLANQQEVRAYTQAILGALVSYRADIDQLLTEALVDWQLSRLAQIDRDILRIAVVEMLYLGQPDRVAINEAVELAKRYSGDDGHRFINGVLRRVTDQLKRSPELRTSISEIK
- a CDS encoding DUF4359 domain-containing protein; the encoded protein is MLKSSVVAIALGVAALGSFSAVMIWTNPTLTDYQVYAVEELTQYSKERLCAEAKTNWKPLGQQKCATIVDQVRPQLSQLIAKSTRQQNFVFFSLYQTELSVGPLLPSYRFETVAAFQDFYTYLNDERVHTLE